The stretch of DNA GGGCCAGGGAGTTGGGGGAGATCAAGACTAAGGATGGGAGAGGAAGAAATGGCCCCCCTTCCATCAAGGAAAGCAGCAGAGCTTGTGGCAGGGAAAAGGAGTCTCCAGTTTACCCCTATCCTCTCTGTCCCCGTCACCCTGGGCCCTCCAGCATCTCAGCATTGGtcctttctctccccaccccagagCATCACATTCTTCATCTGTGCTCCCAACCCTATTCACTGTTCAAAAGAAACTATATTTGGGCTCCTTAATTAAGTCCTTCTAGCAAAGAGCTTTCGGGATGGGAAAGACATGAGAATTCAGGTCTCCCTCCTGACAGCTAGCAGCACCTCCTCTGTCAATTTCCTGTCTTCTCTCtgccccctctcccccctccacTATTACCTGTAGAGGGGTTCTGCTCCCCTCCTCTGTCTTCACCACCCACTGCTCCCCTGGGGCTAGGTCttcaggagagggaggaaggctaGGCTGGTGCATACCCACCCTCTCTGCACACCTCAGGAGCTGAGACTGATGGGTAAGGGAGTTGGGCAGAGGGTGGGCAGCAGAATGCAGGCATTCAGATGCCCAGGCTGGGTCTCCATCCTGACTCTTTTAAGAAACTGTGTTATCATTAGCTTCTTTGTTAGGGGCCCCTTGGAGACAGGGAGGTGCGGTGACCTTGGTTTGTGGGACCTTGATGTTTACTGGGGATATCCTGGACCTTAGGCATCTTTCCCTCCACTTCTTTGCCATCTCACCTTTCAGGGGCTCCTCTAAAGCTTAGAGGGACCTAGGAAGATTTACATTGCTGAGAACCTAAGCTCCCCTCCCCTTCATCTCGTGGGCTGAACTGCAGAAGTGCAGGCCTCACACGGATGCTGTGCACACAAAGACTGAGCCCATCAGACAGAAACAGATTAAAGAGAAGCAGACAGGGCTAGAGCTGGAGAGTGAAACAGATTCACAGGACAGATTTTGTTTAGAATCAGAACTGTGGAATTGCAAGAGGCTTTAGGAATCCTCTTCTAATCCAATTCCTGAAATGTTATCTTATtcttttaatgttcatttttttatctGATAATAAGAGTCAAATCCATAGAATCCCTGCATTttaatatgaagaaactgagtcccagagagcAGAAATGACTTCCCAGGGTCATACAACTGGTAGCCATAGACTAGGACTCCTGTCTCTTGCCTCCCAGACTATGGCTTCTCAGAAGGCAGATAAGAGTCAAAGGGAGGCAATGTGTGAGCAGCATTGTATGGAGATGTTCCCTTAAGAGATGGGGCCCGCCTGTCCAGGTGAGGTGAGTGAGGGGAGCATCTATGGTGAATTTGATAGTGATACACTCATCAATAAGGCAAGATCCTATCCAGGCTAAAACCTCAGTCTAGTCCCTCCAGTTCTAGATCTGAGCCTGCAGTACTTGCCTTAAAGAGCCTTCAGGAACAACCAGTTATCTGaacaggcactgttctaggtaaCCTACAGAGAGATAAAGACACACGAGGAGCCTGGCCTCGGAGGCTTTCCCATTTAAGGGAGTCTGATACAACCAGCATTGCCCCAAAGGAACATAAGGGAGACGGACAGACAAGAAGCAGCATAGAGATACTATTATAATGAAGATAGATGAATCTCAGAATATGAACCCAAACATAACCTAAACAGAAGAGTATACTTGCAAATGTGGGAAAGCCACCACCCTTCTATGAAGCGCACCCactccaggaagcctttctggTTTCACTAGGTTTATTCACCTTCATCTCTACCCCTGTAGAAACATAATAACCCTCCGTCTCAGCTCTCAATGCCACTGGCTTATATACAACAGCGATGTTGTTATTCTTTCTGGATCTCTTTGATTAGCTTGCCTGCTTGTCTTCAAAATTCCATTCATATCATCTTACCCATCTTAGACCCAGAGCCCAATACTTAACCAAGTTGTTGTGCAGCCACTGTTGCTGAGGGGAAGAGGCTGGAAAGGCTGAAGTCAGAAAGAGTATTAGATCCTTTCCAATCAATCAAaaaaaggcttcttggaggaggtgagaTTTTAAGAACTTGACGGTCTGAGGGAGGGTTCTGGCCCAGGGGAAGATGCTCAGAGACTCCAGAGGGATAACCAGAGCAGGAGCATGGGGAGCATGTGAGCCAGAAAAGGGGTTGGAGGCAGAGCAAGGTGGAAAGTGAGGAGGGGGAGTAGGACCCTCTGAGGTCCTGAAGCAGAGGAGGACATTCTTGGTTCTGACCAAGAGGACAATCGGAAGTCAGAGCTGGGCCAGGAGTAGGGTACCACAGTGGTGACACTCTGTGGGTGCTGCTTAGAAGATGTGGTCCTAAATGACCTATATGATAGGCCTTACGCCAGTGAGGGACTCCTGGGAGCAGTGCTGGAAGGACCCACGTGCCATTCAGATCCACGAGCCCAGTGTTTCCGCCAGTGCAACTCAGTCTCTATGGGGCCTATCCTTAACTACCGGTGAACTGACTATTCCTTGGGTGGCAGATAAAGGCTGACTCAGAAAGCCGTGTAGGAGGAAGTAGGGCCAATTACAGGAGCTGAAAAGAGGGAACACTTTCCCACAACTATGGGGAGAATGAGAGGTTGGGCAGGTCAGCTTGGGctgcaagaaaataaagattagatCCAAGGGAGCAGAGAGATCCTGTTGAGAAAGTGCACATTGGGTGCTGAGTTAGGGAGGAGGCACAAGGCTGCGTGTGCGTGGTGGTAAAGAGGAGGGGAATGAAAACAGGCAGACCACAGGCCTCCAGGAGGGTGTGAGCGAGCAGGGGCTGTGGAATGGCTGGGAACTGCAGCCCAAGTGGATTCTAGAACAGGTTATCTGCAGTGACACAcacgcatgtgtgcacacaccaAGCCTGACAGCAGTGGATCTTTGGAGCTATCTTGGTGGTCTGTGAGGAGCATGGAGGTGATTCCAGGGCAATCCTAAGAATTTACTGAAATATACAGGCAGGGGTTTGTCTCCATATCAAACCCATATGCATTGCCAAGGTCCACTTACTTAAGAAGCCAGAAGACTCTTGTGCTGGGGGAGCCACAGAGAGCAGGCTCCAAGAAAGGTGGACATGATCTAACAAGGGAGGTAGAACAGGTCCAGAACCAGCTGGGTTCAGGACCTGCAGGTAAGACCTGGGAAGTCCAAAACCCAGGACAAAGGGCTGCTGGGGACTGAGGAGGGAACAGACAGACCCAGAGAGAAGTGGGCAGGACCCAGCCTAACAGCTTGCTCCTGGGAGTGGGAACAGCTGGGACCTGATCTGCAAGAAGCATTTAATGATGAAACCCACCTCAACCTGGCCCCAGGGCTGGGGTGAAGGTTGGTCCAACCCTCTTGGGCTTCCATCCACACAGGAGGCTCCATTCACACTCCAAGACTGGGGAGACCAAGTGATCCAATTTCCAGCGTTTCCCGAGGGATTAACCTTATCCATCACCCACCCAAGTGTGAGATCTGTGTGTGTTAGTGGGGACAACCAACCGAGAGGAGCTGCCCAGGGACCACAGCCAAGGGCCTGCCCCACAGACTCAGCAGCAGAGAATCAGGACCGCAGGCAGAGGCCTCAGGAGCATATCTGAGATCTTGCTGCTCcacctctccccttctccccctcaAGCTGGAACCCCAAGGAGGCAGGTTGTGACCTGCAAGAAGGCTCTGCCAGCACCCCCAGACAGGCAGGGCAGAAATGTGCCTGCTGCAGCCCTCCATAGTGACCTGGGGGGCGGGGGGCAAAGTGGGGTGGCAAAGAGGAAACAGACCTGACAGTCACATTGGAGGAGCCAGTGCAACGCGACCCAGCTGGGACCTGGGCATCCGGTGAGGTCACTCACTGCCCACACTGGCCCCCACACACAAATTCAAAGgcagagggaaggaggacggtTCCCACGATTTCTCTGCTACCGTGACCCAGCATCAGAACAAGCTGGCCAAGAATCCGGAGGAGGAGGTAGAAGCAGCCACCCCGCCTCCTCAGCTCTGACCCTGAGGAGGCCACTCGACCGACGACCACCGCCTTCCCAATGGGGGAAGGGAAAAGACTCAGGGCAGAGGGTGGGGACTGGGGCGGGGATTGAAATTGACGTGCGAGATTCTATTGGTCAGAGGAGCTGCCGGTCAGGAGTAAAACTCGGGAGAGGATTGGCCGCGTGAGGCGGGGCACGGCGCTGCGAAAGAAGGGGCCTAAGGGGTGGGGCTGACGCTGCAGCTGGCGCAGCTTAGGCTCAGAGCGGTCGAGCCGCCTAGCAGCCACCTTCCCCCGCCAGTCCGCGCGCCCGGGCCGGGGCTAGGCCCCCCACCGCCGGGTCCCCCGGGGCTGCAGCAGCAGCGGCACCGCCCGCGGTTCCCCCTGGGGCCCGGGCGCCGGCCCCGCTCTGCAGGATGGGCACGGTGCTCTCTCTATCCCCTGCCTCCTCGGCCAAAGGCCGGAGGCCCGGCGGGCTGCCCGAGGAGAAGAAGAAGGTGCCGCCCGCGGGGGACGAGGCGCTGGGGGGCTACGGGGCGCCGCCAGTGGGCAAGGGCAGCAAAGGCGAGAGCCGACTCAAGCGGCCGTCCGTGCTCATCTCGGCGCTCACCTGGAAGCGCCTGGTGGCCGCGTCcgccaagaagaagaaaggcgGCAAGAAGGTGACACCCAAGCCGGCATCCACGGGCCCCGACCCCCTTGTCCAGCAACGCAACCGCGAGAACCTTCTCCGCAAGGGCCGGGATCCCCCCGACGGCGGAGGCACCGCCAAGCCCCTGGCGGTGCCAGTGCCCACCGTGCCCGCGGCCGCTGCCACCTGCGAGCCACCGTCGGGGGGCAGCGCGGCGGCCCAGCCGCCGGGCTCGGGCGGCGGAAAGCCTCCGCCGCCGCCTCCCCCAGCCCCGCAGGCAGCGCCACCGGTGCCTGGCGGCTCGCCGCGGCGGGTCATCGTACAGGCGTCCACCGGCGAGCTGCTGCGCTGTCTGGGCGACTTCGTGTGCCGCCGCTGCTACCGCCTCAAGGAGCTGAGCCCCGGCGAGCTGGTGGGCTGGTTCCGCGGTGTGGACCGCTCGCTGCTGCTGCAGGGCTGGCAAGACCAGGCCTTCATTACGCCCGCCAACCTGGTGTTCGTGTACCTGCTGTGCCGCGAGTCGCTGCGTGGGGACGAGCTGGCGTCGGCCGCGGAGCTGCAGGCCGCCTTCCTCACCTGCCTCTACCTCGCCTACTCCTACATGGGCAACGAGATCTCCTACCCACTCAAGCCCTTCCTCGTGGAGCCCGACAAGGAGCGCTTCTGGCAGCGCTGCCTGCGCCTCATCCAGCGGCTCAGCCCGCAGATGCTGCGGCTCAACGCCGACCCCCACTTCTTCACGCAGGTCTTTCAAGACCTCAAGAACGAGGGCGAGGCCACCGCCAGCGGCGGGGGTCCACCGAGCGGGGGCGCGCCCGCCGCCTCCTCGGCCGCCAGGGACAGCTGCGCGGCCGGAGCCAAGCACTGGACTATGAACCTGGACCGCTAGGGATACCCAGGGGCCGCGCCCACCCCCCGCCCCAGCCCCAGACACACACTCGGATCCCCCCGGGACCACCAAGCCACCGCCGCTCCTACCGCCGCTCGGCGCCCCAGCTGCGCGCAGGAGGAGCCGCCCATGCCCCTCAGGGGAAAGTGGAGGCCGGGACACCAGAGGCCGCGATGTCTGGATTTGCTGGGCGTGGAGTGGGGACGGAAGATGAGCGCGGGAAGGGCACTCCAACCTCACTCTTTCCGTCTGTCTGCGCCCCCATTTCTCCATTTCTGCCCGggtcttccctttcccttcagtCCATTTCCCCTCGATTTTGTCCATTTCCTTGCCTCTTTTCTGTGTCTTCACCTTTCCTCCTGtctgccttcctctctctccccatctctctcctcttcctctcactcttcctccctctccctgcctttCTATTTCCGTTCCTTGGGTGTGTATCTGCATCTCCATCTTACCCTTTGCCTGACTGTACCCCATGGCCCCCCGTTTCTCCTCCTGCACCCGTGTCCCCATCTCCCCTTCTTGTTGCTCCTGTCATGTGTCACCAtcttccctcctgcctccttcctcctccacttGTGTCAGCTTGCATTTTTTATTCCTGACTGAGTCCCCACGCCCCCCTCGCCAGATCAAAGGGAATGTTAGTTTTTAATCTGGATCGAGTGAGGTGCCAGGAGAAACTGCAACCCCAGGCACCCACACAGCCACCAGGATGGTCCCTCGCCCCACCCCCCACCGCCTCTCCCCACCTTTTCCAACGTGTTGCAtgctgggagctggggaggtgggggaagaggCTGCAGGCTtctttcaggaggctgaggtttggaGGCAAAATCAACCTGGGAGTCCACCCGGGCCGTGGCGCCTCAGTGGACAGGTGGGAGGAGAAGAAAACTTCTTACCTAGGGAGGACCATCCCGCTTCCTTATTCTTAGCTTTTTtgttcccccttcccccttccccttttAATTTATTCGGTCGTTTgcggagggaggggggagggggggttGGCCGGGCCGGGAACTGTCCGAGGTGCTGGGCTAGGGCGGGACCGGAATCCTCCCGGCAGAGTACCAGGGAGTGGGTTGGGCCTGGGGCCGTGTCCAAGGTGCCAATGATGCGGACCGACAGAGCGGGCCGCACTGTCTGTCTGTCCGTCTGTCCCGGAAAGAACTATAAAGCGCTGGAAGCGCCTGCAGATTGTTTTGCGCCGGTCTTTCTTTGGGCCCCGGGATGGAGGGAGCGGGAGTGGGAGTGGAACTGTCACGGTCAGGGCAGAAAGGCAAGAAATGGGGCTCTGGTAGGAAAGATCAAGTCCCTGAGAACTTCTTTCGTCCCCACCTCCGCCATCggcttccattttacagagagtAAAGAGTAAAGCTAGGTAGTTGAGGGTGAGGCCTCGTGATAAAGCTGAATCCATCCCCCCACTAACGCCTCCATCTTGTCTGATCTAGCTCCTCATTAATGCCCGGGCCACTTAGAGACCGAATGATGGGGACAGCGGAAGTTATGCCCTTTCTATGATGTGACCCATTGAGGCAGAACTAGCTAGTCCTTATTGCTACTtatcccttcctccccatcttcccCACCATATATCGGCCAAGAGTCCAGTCGGACCTGACTAAATCTGTGTTCACCACTCCCAAGTAGGACCTATCTGCCACACTTCTCTCCTCACCCTCCAACTACCACAGGGCTGCTTCCAGGCTGCCCCGGTCGCAGGCCCACCCAGGAGTCTTGGGAGGCCCATCCCTGCTTGAGACTCAGACCCTTGCCCTTTATCCCCAAGAAGGGGCAAATACGGGCAGCTGGGGAGAAGGAAGCCATTCTCCGGGATTGAAACAAGAGGGAAAATGCGCTGTTTTGCCTGAGTCCCTGCTCGGTCCCCGTTGCCTTCTTAGCCACGTGGCTAAGCACCCCGTTCACTGTTTCATTGGCCCAAAGAGGCCTGGCTTTAACAGAGCGCTCGCGGCTCCGACCCTAGTCCGGCCATGGCCCAGAAGACCCGGAGAGAACCAGGCGGGAACGGTCCAGAGACGGCCCATGTTCGCTGTCCGTGGTGCTGAAGGGCGCGCTCGGGCAGGGTCGGGGCTTGTAGGAGCAAGAGAGTTGCAGACTCGGCCTCTACTAGGTCTTCCGGATAATTTGGGAATAGGGTGTCATCTATTTTGGCGGTGAGTTACAGAAGTCTGGCTCCCGAACCCAAGAATGTCGGTTCCCACTTGCCCTCCCGGGAGGACAGGACTCGACTCCCCTGGCCTCAGCCCTGCGCCCTTGTAACCGGCCTGGAGCCGGAAATCCCCAGTCCAGATTTGTGAATCGAGTTCCCGGGGGGGGGGtgagggggggagggggagagctGGCGGAAGGGAAGGCGGGAGCAGCCTCCCATTGGCTGGAATTTGGCGCAGTCAGCGCGGTACCGTCATCTCTCTTGgtttgggaggagggagggcggatcacttgggtCACCCCGCGGCTGTCGCCATAGCAACCAGACTGAGCGGGCGGGGCAGCCGCTCTACTCTCCCAGCTCTGACTGGGGAAACAATCCTGGTCCACCTTATTTGGAACTAGTTAGTGAGACTAGCTATTTTGATTAGAATTTCTGAGTTAGAGGAGCCTAAAGGGGATGGGAAAGAGCAGAGAGTCTACAGAGACGGCCCCCACAAACATCCTGCCTTTGGATACTGCCCCTGAGCCCTTAGATACAGCACCCAGGCTttattgcacacacacacacacacacacacacaccccttcaggAACTTGAGGTCTGGGACTTAgagatgtaaaatgaaaaaaaggccaCAGTGAGTAACATTTAGTTAAATCTCACTTTTGACATGCCTCAAGGCATGAGACATTGCCATAATCCGATTAGGAGGGGAGGGACTGGAGAAGGATCAACAGGAATATATGGAAGAATTAGCCTCCTGGGTCAGATTTGTCAGAGTCCTGTTTTCTCGGGGATTGAGTGGGAGAAGTAGTAAGGAGAAGGGCCCAGAACGGTCTTCTGAGAAGGCAAGTGGAGGAGGGAGTGAGTGCAGAAACATAATAAGGTACCTTCTTTCCTGCCCTGGAGTTAACCTGGGGAAAGTGAGTCCAAGCTGCTGATGAGGTGGTGAAGAAGGACCAGAGTTTTAGAGAGAAACCAGAAGGGAAGAGGAGTGGACTAAGGAAAAGATG from Callithrix jacchus isolate 240 chromosome 6, calJac240_pri, whole genome shotgun sequence encodes:
- the CDK5R2 gene encoding cyclin-dependent kinase 5 activator 2, whose translation is MGTVLSLSPASSAKGRRPGGLPEEKKKVPPAGDEALGGYGAPPVGKGSKGESRLKRPSVLISALTWKRLVAASAKKKKGGKKVTPKPASTGPDPLVQQRNRENLLRKGRDPPDGGGTAKPLAVPVPTVPAAAATCEPPSGGSAAAQPPGSGGGKPPPPPPPAPQAAPPVPGGSPRRVIVQASTGELLRCLGDFVCRRCYRLKELSPGELVGWFRGVDRSLLLQGWQDQAFITPANLVFVYLLCRESLRGDELASAAELQAAFLTCLYLAYSYMGNEISYPLKPFLVEPDKERFWQRCLRLIQRLSPQMLRLNADPHFFTQVFQDLKNEGEATASGGGPPSGGAPAASSAARDSCAAGAKHWTMNLDR